A genomic region of Oncorhynchus mykiss isolate Arlee chromosome 2, USDA_OmykA_1.1, whole genome shotgun sequence contains the following coding sequences:
- the aldh5a1 gene encoding succinate-semialdehyde dehydrogenase, mitochondrial, whose translation MCMITCLMRPPSRLVRTRIYPRTTTLLKFTSHCSSFALTDSETAFYLTSCGQIYSRAMGSFCLLRSLCLPRQVGLPLVMHRQYSLDISAQLLRTQGYVNGQWINAPSTFPVLDPATGEEIAKVADCGPAEAKLAVDAAYKAFYSWKQHTAKERSVLLRKWYDLLTLNKEDLAKLITFECGKPMKESLGEIAYAAGFLEWFSEEARRVYGDVVPSAAKDRRILLLKQPVGVASIITPWNFPSAMITRKVGAALAAGCTIVVKPAEDTPLSALALAELASQAGIPAGVFNVVPCSREKTPSVGAVLCTDPLVGKVSFTGSTATGKILLKLAADTVKRVSMELGGHAPFIVFDSADVDKAVAGAMNSKFRNSGQTCVCSNRFLVQSKIHDCFIEKLGKAMDAELRLGHGSDPNTTQGPLINVRASEKVEHQVMDAVSRGAKVLRGGKRLDGSFHQPTLLADVTTDMLCTREETFGPLLPVIRFSTEKEALAIANASHVGLAGYFFSQDVSQIWRVAENLEVGMVGVNEGLLSTPEASFGGVKQSGLGREGSKYGIEEYLDVKYMCFGGLTP comes from the exons ATGTGTATGATCACGTGTTTAATGCGACCGCCTTCAAGACTGGTTCGAACTCGTATCTATCCACGGACGACAACCTTATTGAAATTCACAAGTCACTGCAGCAGTTTTGCTTTGACTGACAGCGAGACAGCATTCTACTTAACCTCTTGTGGACAAATATATTCTCGTGCTATGGGTAGTTTCTGTCTCCTAAGAAGTCTGTGTCTCCCCCGCCAGGTCGGCCTACCATTGGTCATGCATAGGCAATACAGCCTCGATATTTCCGCTCAGCTTCTCCGAACGCAGGGCTATGTGAACGGGCAATGGATCAATGCTCCCTCTACCTTCCCAGTGCTGGACCCAGCGACGGGGGAAGAGATTGCGAAAGTCGCCGACTGCGGTCCAGCAGAAGCTAAACTAGCTGTCGACGCAGCCTACAAGGCATTCTACTCCTGGAAGCAACACACAGCGAAG GAAAGAAGTGTCCTTCTACGGAAATGGTACGATCTGTTGACGTTGAACAAGGAGGACCTTGCTAAGCTGATCACCTTTGAGTGT GGCAAGCCCATGAAGGAGTCTCTGGGGGAGATTGCTTACGCTGCTGGCTTCCTGGAATGGTTCTCTGAGGAGGCACGCCGTGTCTACGGGGATGTTGTGCCCTCGGCTGCCAAGGACCGTAGGATCCTTCTGCTCAAACAACCTGTGGGTGTGGCCTCAATCATCACTCCG tggaACTTCCCCAGTGCTATGATCACCAGGAAAGTAGGTGCTGCCCTGGCCGCGGGCTGCACCATCGTGGTGAAACCTGCCGAGGACACACCCCTCTCTGCCCTGGCGCTCGCTGAG CTCGCAAGTCAGGCCGGGATCCCTGCGGGGGTGTTTAACGTGGTTCCCTGCTCCAGAGAGAAGACCCCCTCTGTTGGGGCGGTCCTCTGCACAGACCCCCTGGTGGGGAAGGTCTCCTTCACTGGATCCACTGCCACTGGAAAG ATTCTCTTGAAGCTCGCCGCCGACACTGTCAAGAGGGTTTCAATGGAGCTGGGTGGCCATGCCCCCTTCATTGTGTTTGACAGTGCGGATGTGGACAAGGCTGTGGCGGGAGCCATGAACTCCAAGTTCAGGAACTCAGGACAG ACATGTGTCTGCTCCAACCGCTTCCTGGTCCAGAGTAAGATCCACGATTGCTTCATAGAGAAGTTGGGGAAGGCCATGGATGCAGAGCTCCGTCTGGGCCACGGCTCTGACCCAAACACCACCCAGGGACCCCTCATCAATGTCCGTGCCTCTGAGAAG GTGGAGCACCAGGTAATGGATGCAGTGTCGCGGGGGGCCAAGGTGCTAAGGGGGGGGAAGCGTCTGGACGGCTCGTTCCATCAGCCCACTCTGCTGGCTGATGTCACCACAGACATGCTATGTACCAGAGAGGAAACCTTCGGTCCTCTCCTGCCTGTCATCAG GTTTAGCACAGAGAAGGAAGCACTTGCCATTGCCAATGCATCTCATGTGGGTTTAGCAG gatacttCTTCTCCCAGGACGTCAGTCAGATCTGGCGGGTGGCGGAGAATCTGGAGGTAGGCATGGTGGGGGTGAACGAGGgtctcctctccaccccagaGGCCTCCTTCGGCGGGGTCAAGCAATCGGGCCTGGGCCGTGAGGGCTCCAAGTATGGCATCGAGGAGTACCTGGACGTCAAGTACATGTGCTTTGGAGGGCTAACCCCCTGA
- the LOC110486664 gene encoding protein DEK isoform X1, giving the protein MFLSNTVMCQYNGAADVTTCTDMTETMDENIEVCPLSDEVEKEPKVEDLADSPEKARKPRNEMCRDITLSQIVEGKREKKMVQRLDFQVAKPAKVLKVENGGGDKLGDIARVNHHLGKLKVPDLKPLHTILFDMPGKIATMRKNMRLFNGFPFEVDSEPYIKKKERMMKITCVRLRTICKVLDLEKGGNQSVLIDRIMTFLMSPRISGKPVISKRKKKSKKNISTKDSKSKTKAKAKSISSSPRKVKAESKSKAIVTDSSSDEDDDEQGVTVEQDESDAEKKSEKSGKREKVTTDEDTDDSEDYDDEDPKSNPAAKGKRTPAKKRAQPAKKAAPAKKKTKDSDQSDSDEDDEDEKDSESEVEKPKNKPSAKRAALAKTKKADSSSNKQKKTANKGNAALDSSDDDEPLIKMIKKPPTDEQLKETVKRLLKDANLEEMTMKKICQKVYDTYPEYDLTSRKDYVKQTVKMLIS; this is encoded by the exons ATGTTTCTATCTAACACCGTCATGTGTCAATACAACGG GGCAGCAGATGTTACAACGTGCACGGACATGACTGAAACAATGGATGAAAATATAGAGGTTTGTCCCCTGTCGGATGAGGTAGAGAAAGAACCAAAGGTTGAAGACCTGGCGGACTCACCAGAAAAGGCCCGAAAACCACGGAATGAAATGTGTAGAGACATAA CTCTATCTCAAATAGttgaagggaagagagagaaaaagatggtGCAAAGACTTGATTTCCAGGTTGCAAAACCAGCGAAGGTGCTGAAAGTTGAAAATG GTGGCGGAGATAAATTAGGAGACATTGCGAGAGTGAACCACCACCTTGGAAAGCTGAAGGTTCCAGATCTGAAACCGCTTCATACAATTCTCTTTGATATGCCAGGTAAG ATTGCCACAATGAGGAAAAATATGCGGCTGTTCAATGGCTTCCCGTTCGAGGTTGACAGTGAACCCTATATAaagaagaaggagaggatgatgaa GATAACATGCGTAAGGTTGAGGACCATCTGTAAAGTGTTGGACCTGGAGAAGGGTGGAAACCAGTCAGTCCTCATCGACAGGATCATGACTTTCCTCATGAGTCCCAGAATATCAGGAAAG CCTGTGATCTCAAAGAGGAAGAAGAAGTCTAAGAAGAATATCTCAACCAAAGACTCTAAGAGCAAGACCAAGGCTAAGGCGAAGAGTATATCCAGCAGCCCCCGGAAGGTCAAAGCAGAGAGCAAGTCCAAAGCCATCGTTACTGATTCTAGCAGTGATGAGGATGATGACGAGCAAGGAGTCACAGTAGAACAAGACGAGTCAGACGCTGAAAAGAAGAGCGAGAAATCGGGAAAGCGGGAAAAGGTGACGACCGATGAAGATACCGACGATTCTGAAGACTACGACGATGAG GATCCCAAGTCAAATCCAGCAGCCAAGGGTAAGAGAACACCTGCCAAGAAGCGTGCGCAACCAGCAAAGAAGGCAGCTCCTGccaaaaagaaaacaaaagacTCTGACCAGTCTGATTcagatgaggatgatgaggatgagAAAGACAGCGAGAGTGAAGTTGAGAAG CCAAAAAATAAACCGTCAGCTAAGAGGGCAGCACTGGCTAAGACCAAAAAAGCAGACAGCAGcagtaacaaacagaaaaagACTGCCAACAAGGGCAATG CAGCACTCGACAGCTCGGATGACGATGAGCCGTTGATCAAGATGATCAAGAAACCTCCTACAGATGAGCAGCTAAAGGAGACAGTGAAGAGGCTGCTGAAAGATGCCAACCTGGAGGAGATGACCATGAAGAAGATCTGCCAGAAA GTGTATGACACATACCCAGAGTATGACCTGACCAGCAGAAAGGACTATGTCAAGCAGACAGTAAAAATG CTGATTTCCTAA
- the LOC110486664 gene encoding protein DEK isoform X3, translating to MTTIWAADVTTCTDMTETMDENIEVCPLSDEVEKEPKVEDLADSPEKARKPRNEMCRDITLSQIVEGKREKKMVQRLDFQVAKPAKVLKVENGGGDKLGDIARVNHHLGKLKVPDLKPLHTILFDMPGKIATMRKNMRLFNGFPFEVDSEPYIKKKERMMKITCVRLRTICKVLDLEKGGNQSVLIDRIMTFLMSPRISGKPVISKRKKKSKKNISTKDSKSKTKAKAKSISSSPRKVKAESKSKAIVTDSSSDEDDDEQGVTVEQDESDAEKKSEKSGKREKVTTDEDTDDSEDYDDEDPKSNPAAKGKRTPAKKRAQPAKKAAPAKKKTKDSDQSDSDEDDEDEKDSESEVEKPKNKPSAKRAALAKTKKADSSSNKQKKTANKGNAALDSSDDDEPLIKMIKKPPTDEQLKETVKRLLKDANLEEMTMKKICQKVYDTYPEYDLTSRKDYVKQTVKMLIS from the exons ATGACAACCATCTG GGCAGCAGATGTTACAACGTGCACGGACATGACTGAAACAATGGATGAAAATATAGAGGTTTGTCCCCTGTCGGATGAGGTAGAGAAAGAACCAAAGGTTGAAGACCTGGCGGACTCACCAGAAAAGGCCCGAAAACCACGGAATGAAATGTGTAGAGACATAA CTCTATCTCAAATAGttgaagggaagagagagaaaaagatggtGCAAAGACTTGATTTCCAGGTTGCAAAACCAGCGAAGGTGCTGAAAGTTGAAAATG GTGGCGGAGATAAATTAGGAGACATTGCGAGAGTGAACCACCACCTTGGAAAGCTGAAGGTTCCAGATCTGAAACCGCTTCATACAATTCTCTTTGATATGCCAGGTAAG ATTGCCACAATGAGGAAAAATATGCGGCTGTTCAATGGCTTCCCGTTCGAGGTTGACAGTGAACCCTATATAaagaagaaggagaggatgatgaa GATAACATGCGTAAGGTTGAGGACCATCTGTAAAGTGTTGGACCTGGAGAAGGGTGGAAACCAGTCAGTCCTCATCGACAGGATCATGACTTTCCTCATGAGTCCCAGAATATCAGGAAAG CCTGTGATCTCAAAGAGGAAGAAGAAGTCTAAGAAGAATATCTCAACCAAAGACTCTAAGAGCAAGACCAAGGCTAAGGCGAAGAGTATATCCAGCAGCCCCCGGAAGGTCAAAGCAGAGAGCAAGTCCAAAGCCATCGTTACTGATTCTAGCAGTGATGAGGATGATGACGAGCAAGGAGTCACAGTAGAACAAGACGAGTCAGACGCTGAAAAGAAGAGCGAGAAATCGGGAAAGCGGGAAAAGGTGACGACCGATGAAGATACCGACGATTCTGAAGACTACGACGATGAG GATCCCAAGTCAAATCCAGCAGCCAAGGGTAAGAGAACACCTGCCAAGAAGCGTGCGCAACCAGCAAAGAAGGCAGCTCCTGccaaaaagaaaacaaaagacTCTGACCAGTCTGATTcagatgaggatgatgaggatgagAAAGACAGCGAGAGTGAAGTTGAGAAG CCAAAAAATAAACCGTCAGCTAAGAGGGCAGCACTGGCTAAGACCAAAAAAGCAGACAGCAGcagtaacaaacagaaaaagACTGCCAACAAGGGCAATG CAGCACTCGACAGCTCGGATGACGATGAGCCGTTGATCAAGATGATCAAGAAACCTCCTACAGATGAGCAGCTAAAGGAGACAGTGAAGAGGCTGCTGAAAGATGCCAACCTGGAGGAGATGACCATGAAGAAGATCTGCCAGAAA GTGTATGACACATACCCAGAGTATGACCTGACCAGCAGAAAGGACTATGTCAAGCAGACAGTAAAAATG CTGATTTCCTAA
- the LOC110486664 gene encoding protein DEK isoform X5, protein MTETMDENIEVCPLSDEVEKEPKVEDLADSPEKARKPRNEMCRDITLSQIVEGKREKKMVQRLDFQVAKPAKVLKVENGGGDKLGDIARVNHHLGKLKVPDLKPLHTILFDMPGKIATMRKNMRLFNGFPFEVDSEPYIKKKERMMKITCVRLRTICKVLDLEKGGNQSVLIDRIMTFLMSPRISGKPVISKRKKKSKKNISTKDSKSKTKAKAKSISSSPRKVKAESKSKAIVTDSSSDEDDDEQGVTVEQDESDAEKKSEKSGKREKVTTDEDTDDSEDYDDEDPKSNPAAKGKRTPAKKRAQPAKKAAPAKKKTKDSDQSDSDEDDEDEKDSESEVEKPKNKPSAKRAALAKTKKADSSSNKQKKTANKGNAALDSSDDDEPLIKMIKKPPTDEQLKETVKRLLKDANLEEMTMKKICQKVYDTYPEYDLTSRKDYVKQTVKMLIS, encoded by the exons ATGACTGAAACAATGGATGAAAATATAGAGGTTTGTCCCCTGTCGGATGAGGTAGAGAAAGAACCAAAGGTTGAAGACCTGGCGGACTCACCAGAAAAGGCCCGAAAACCACGGAATGAAATGTGTAGAGACATAA CTCTATCTCAAATAGttgaagggaagagagagaaaaagatggtGCAAAGACTTGATTTCCAGGTTGCAAAACCAGCGAAGGTGCTGAAAGTTGAAAATG GTGGCGGAGATAAATTAGGAGACATTGCGAGAGTGAACCACCACCTTGGAAAGCTGAAGGTTCCAGATCTGAAACCGCTTCATACAATTCTCTTTGATATGCCAGGTAAG ATTGCCACAATGAGGAAAAATATGCGGCTGTTCAATGGCTTCCCGTTCGAGGTTGACAGTGAACCCTATATAaagaagaaggagaggatgatgaa GATAACATGCGTAAGGTTGAGGACCATCTGTAAAGTGTTGGACCTGGAGAAGGGTGGAAACCAGTCAGTCCTCATCGACAGGATCATGACTTTCCTCATGAGTCCCAGAATATCAGGAAAG CCTGTGATCTCAAAGAGGAAGAAGAAGTCTAAGAAGAATATCTCAACCAAAGACTCTAAGAGCAAGACCAAGGCTAAGGCGAAGAGTATATCCAGCAGCCCCCGGAAGGTCAAAGCAGAGAGCAAGTCCAAAGCCATCGTTACTGATTCTAGCAGTGATGAGGATGATGACGAGCAAGGAGTCACAGTAGAACAAGACGAGTCAGACGCTGAAAAGAAGAGCGAGAAATCGGGAAAGCGGGAAAAGGTGACGACCGATGAAGATACCGACGATTCTGAAGACTACGACGATGAG GATCCCAAGTCAAATCCAGCAGCCAAGGGTAAGAGAACACCTGCCAAGAAGCGTGCGCAACCAGCAAAGAAGGCAGCTCCTGccaaaaagaaaacaaaagacTCTGACCAGTCTGATTcagatgaggatgatgaggatgagAAAGACAGCGAGAGTGAAGTTGAGAAG CCAAAAAATAAACCGTCAGCTAAGAGGGCAGCACTGGCTAAGACCAAAAAAGCAGACAGCAGcagtaacaaacagaaaaagACTGCCAACAAGGGCAATG CAGCACTCGACAGCTCGGATGACGATGAGCCGTTGATCAAGATGATCAAGAAACCTCCTACAGATGAGCAGCTAAAGGAGACAGTGAAGAGGCTGCTGAAAGATGCCAACCTGGAGGAGATGACCATGAAGAAGATCTGCCAGAAA GTGTATGACACATACCCAGAGTATGACCTGACCAGCAGAAAGGACTATGTCAAGCAGACAGTAAAAATG CTGATTTCCTAA
- the LOC110486664 gene encoding protein DEK isoform X4, protein MAADVTTCTDMTETMDENIEVCPLSDEVEKEPKVEDLADSPEKARKPRNEMCRDITLSQIVEGKREKKMVQRLDFQVAKPAKVLKVENGGGDKLGDIARVNHHLGKLKVPDLKPLHTILFDMPGKIATMRKNMRLFNGFPFEVDSEPYIKKKERMMKITCVRLRTICKVLDLEKGGNQSVLIDRIMTFLMSPRISGKPVISKRKKKSKKNISTKDSKSKTKAKAKSISSSPRKVKAESKSKAIVTDSSSDEDDDEQGVTVEQDESDAEKKSEKSGKREKVTTDEDTDDSEDYDDEDPKSNPAAKGKRTPAKKRAQPAKKAAPAKKKTKDSDQSDSDEDDEDEKDSESEVEKPKNKPSAKRAALAKTKKADSSSNKQKKTANKGNAALDSSDDDEPLIKMIKKPPTDEQLKETVKRLLKDANLEEMTMKKICQKVYDTYPEYDLTSRKDYVKQTVKMLIS, encoded by the exons AT GGCAGCAGATGTTACAACGTGCACGGACATGACTGAAACAATGGATGAAAATATAGAGGTTTGTCCCCTGTCGGATGAGGTAGAGAAAGAACCAAAGGTTGAAGACCTGGCGGACTCACCAGAAAAGGCCCGAAAACCACGGAATGAAATGTGTAGAGACATAA CTCTATCTCAAATAGttgaagggaagagagagaaaaagatggtGCAAAGACTTGATTTCCAGGTTGCAAAACCAGCGAAGGTGCTGAAAGTTGAAAATG GTGGCGGAGATAAATTAGGAGACATTGCGAGAGTGAACCACCACCTTGGAAAGCTGAAGGTTCCAGATCTGAAACCGCTTCATACAATTCTCTTTGATATGCCAGGTAAG ATTGCCACAATGAGGAAAAATATGCGGCTGTTCAATGGCTTCCCGTTCGAGGTTGACAGTGAACCCTATATAaagaagaaggagaggatgatgaa GATAACATGCGTAAGGTTGAGGACCATCTGTAAAGTGTTGGACCTGGAGAAGGGTGGAAACCAGTCAGTCCTCATCGACAGGATCATGACTTTCCTCATGAGTCCCAGAATATCAGGAAAG CCTGTGATCTCAAAGAGGAAGAAGAAGTCTAAGAAGAATATCTCAACCAAAGACTCTAAGAGCAAGACCAAGGCTAAGGCGAAGAGTATATCCAGCAGCCCCCGGAAGGTCAAAGCAGAGAGCAAGTCCAAAGCCATCGTTACTGATTCTAGCAGTGATGAGGATGATGACGAGCAAGGAGTCACAGTAGAACAAGACGAGTCAGACGCTGAAAAGAAGAGCGAGAAATCGGGAAAGCGGGAAAAGGTGACGACCGATGAAGATACCGACGATTCTGAAGACTACGACGATGAG GATCCCAAGTCAAATCCAGCAGCCAAGGGTAAGAGAACACCTGCCAAGAAGCGTGCGCAACCAGCAAAGAAGGCAGCTCCTGccaaaaagaaaacaaaagacTCTGACCAGTCTGATTcagatgaggatgatgaggatgagAAAGACAGCGAGAGTGAAGTTGAGAAG CCAAAAAATAAACCGTCAGCTAAGAGGGCAGCACTGGCTAAGACCAAAAAAGCAGACAGCAGcagtaacaaacagaaaaagACTGCCAACAAGGGCAATG CAGCACTCGACAGCTCGGATGACGATGAGCCGTTGATCAAGATGATCAAGAAACCTCCTACAGATGAGCAGCTAAAGGAGACAGTGAAGAGGCTGCTGAAAGATGCCAACCTGGAGGAGATGACCATGAAGAAGATCTGCCAGAAA GTGTATGACACATACCCAGAGTATGACCTGACCAGCAGAAAGGACTATGTCAAGCAGACAGTAAAAATG CTGATTTCCTAA
- the LOC110486664 gene encoding protein DEK isoform X2 yields the protein MFLSNTVMCQYNGAADVTTCTDMTETMDENIEVCPLSDEVEKEPKVEDLADSPEKARKPRNEMCRDITLSQIVEGKREKKMVQRLDFQVAKPAKVLKVENGGGDKLGDIARVNHHLGKLKVPDLKPLHTILFDMPGKIATMRKNMRLFNGFPFEVDSEPYIKKKERMMKITCVRLRTICKVLDLEKGGNQSVLIDRIMTFLMSPRISGKPVISKRKKKSKKNISTKDSKSKTKAKAKSISSSPRKVKAESKSKAIVTDSSSDEDDDEQGVTVEQDESDAEKKSEKSGKREKVTTDEDTDDSEDYDDEDPKSNPAAKGKRTPAKKRAQPAKKAAPAKKKTKDSDQSDSDEDDEDEKDSESEVEKPKNKPSAKRAALAKTKKADSSSNKQKKTANKGNALDSSDDDEPLIKMIKKPPTDEQLKETVKRLLKDANLEEMTMKKICQKVYDTYPEYDLTSRKDYVKQTVKMLIS from the exons ATGTTTCTATCTAACACCGTCATGTGTCAATACAACGG GGCAGCAGATGTTACAACGTGCACGGACATGACTGAAACAATGGATGAAAATATAGAGGTTTGTCCCCTGTCGGATGAGGTAGAGAAAGAACCAAAGGTTGAAGACCTGGCGGACTCACCAGAAAAGGCCCGAAAACCACGGAATGAAATGTGTAGAGACATAA CTCTATCTCAAATAGttgaagggaagagagagaaaaagatggtGCAAAGACTTGATTTCCAGGTTGCAAAACCAGCGAAGGTGCTGAAAGTTGAAAATG GTGGCGGAGATAAATTAGGAGACATTGCGAGAGTGAACCACCACCTTGGAAAGCTGAAGGTTCCAGATCTGAAACCGCTTCATACAATTCTCTTTGATATGCCAGGTAAG ATTGCCACAATGAGGAAAAATATGCGGCTGTTCAATGGCTTCCCGTTCGAGGTTGACAGTGAACCCTATATAaagaagaaggagaggatgatgaa GATAACATGCGTAAGGTTGAGGACCATCTGTAAAGTGTTGGACCTGGAGAAGGGTGGAAACCAGTCAGTCCTCATCGACAGGATCATGACTTTCCTCATGAGTCCCAGAATATCAGGAAAG CCTGTGATCTCAAAGAGGAAGAAGAAGTCTAAGAAGAATATCTCAACCAAAGACTCTAAGAGCAAGACCAAGGCTAAGGCGAAGAGTATATCCAGCAGCCCCCGGAAGGTCAAAGCAGAGAGCAAGTCCAAAGCCATCGTTACTGATTCTAGCAGTGATGAGGATGATGACGAGCAAGGAGTCACAGTAGAACAAGACGAGTCAGACGCTGAAAAGAAGAGCGAGAAATCGGGAAAGCGGGAAAAGGTGACGACCGATGAAGATACCGACGATTCTGAAGACTACGACGATGAG GATCCCAAGTCAAATCCAGCAGCCAAGGGTAAGAGAACACCTGCCAAGAAGCGTGCGCAACCAGCAAAGAAGGCAGCTCCTGccaaaaagaaaacaaaagacTCTGACCAGTCTGATTcagatgaggatgatgaggatgagAAAGACAGCGAGAGTGAAGTTGAGAAG CCAAAAAATAAACCGTCAGCTAAGAGGGCAGCACTGGCTAAGACCAAAAAAGCAGACAGCAGcagtaacaaacagaaaaagACTGCCAACAAGGGCAATG CACTCGACAGCTCGGATGACGATGAGCCGTTGATCAAGATGATCAAGAAACCTCCTACAGATGAGCAGCTAAAGGAGACAGTGAAGAGGCTGCTGAAAGATGCCAACCTGGAGGAGATGACCATGAAGAAGATCTGCCAGAAA GTGTATGACACATACCCAGAGTATGACCTGACCAGCAGAAAGGACTATGTCAAGCAGACAGTAAAAATG CTGATTTCCTAA